A part of Lentisphaerota bacterium genomic DNA contains:
- a CDS encoding DUF1573 domain-containing protein, whose amino-acid sequence MSEALRFVAILSAAVITAHAAPTVRCVPREFDFGTQTPGATVVHRFPVTNVGDAPLTLTVAHACCGASMQIARSPLPPGETTEVMILLTLTHQPGSVLRALYVKTNDPAVPFLRLALNGKVANRDAASAPMVHDEPAVMAYPSEIVLADSASTTGVDRVVDLHPINGRAFSVRAVKFNGVTGRVSMNRAPDGVWRLSLKALLPVTASQVVPGVVVETDLPDHHQVVIPIRIISENARLVHTDQPPGVSP is encoded by the coding sequence ATGAGTGAGGCGCTTCGCTTCGTGGCGATCCTGTCTGCTGCCGTCATCACCGCGCACGCGGCGCCGACCGTCCGCTGTGTGCCCCGTGAATTTGATTTCGGTACGCAGACGCCGGGTGCCACGGTCGTCCATCGCTTCCCGGTCACGAATGTTGGGGATGCGCCGCTGACACTCACGGTCGCGCATGCGTGTTGTGGCGCGTCAATGCAGATAGCCCGCTCGCCATTGCCTCCGGGTGAAACCACAGAGGTCATGATCCTCCTGACCCTGACGCATCAACCGGGCTCGGTGCTTCGCGCGCTCTATGTCAAAACCAACGACCCTGCCGTCCCTTTTCTCCGCCTGGCGCTCAACGGCAAGGTCGCCAATCGTGACGCGGCATCAGCCCCGATGGTGCATGACGAGCCAGCCGTGATGGCGTATCCGTCAGAAATTGTGCTGGCTGATTCAGCGAGCACCACCGGGGTGGATCGCGTCGTGGATTTGCACCCGATCAACGGGCGCGCCTTCTCCGTGCGCGCGGTCAAATTCAATGGGGTCACCGGCCGCGTGAGTATGAACCGCGCACCCGATGGCGTGTGGCGGCTGTCGCTCAAGGCCCTGCTGCCGGTGACCGCTTCGCAGGTTGTGCCCGGCGTGGTGGTGGAAACCGATCTTCCAGATCACCACCAGGTCGTGATCCCGATCCGTATA